In Arcobacter sp. CECT 8983, a single window of DNA contains:
- a CDS encoding DUF3010 family protein, with product MKICGIELKANNIILSVIENKQFQDIKTKKLTLEDDEKQENIRKFCNEFLLFLEEENIEKIVIKKRAKKGNFAGGAVTFKLEGLIQLNPLCEVELISAQAISSFEKKNEIEYPSSLKKYQEQAYLCACTYLNNLFQ from the coding sequence ATGAAAATTTGTGGTATAGAGTTAAAAGCTAATAATATTATTCTATCAGTTATTGAAAATAAACAGTTCCAAGATATAAAAACAAAAAAATTAACCCTTGAAGATGATGAAAAACAAGAAAATATAAGAAAATTTTGTAATGAATTTTTATTATTCTTGGAAGAAGAAAATATAGAAAAAATTGTTATCAAAAAAAGAGCAAAGAAAGGTAATTTTGCAGGTGGTGCAGTTACTTTTAAACTAGAAGGTTTAATTCAATTAAATCCCCTTTGTGAAGTTGAATTAATATCAGCTCAAGCAATCTCTTCTTTTGAAAAGAAAAATGAAATAGAATATCCAAGTTCATTAAAAAAATATCAAGAACAAGCATATTTATGTGCTTGTACTTATTTAAATAATCTATTTCAATAA
- a CDS encoding DMT family transporter has product MYKDLSKNSSLILLNIIALVFLASNSILCKLAIVNHYADAYSFTFLRLVFASLTLFFIVSLKERSISLSINKNWGSAFFLFLYAITFSYAYIKLDAGLGTLILFAFVQLTITFYAIINKEKIYLKQALGILTALLGLAYLFYPRDGFTISIEGFILITLSGISWGVYTILGKKSENALKDTNENFLKTIPFLLIYLITFPININISIDGLILSFLSGAITSAIGYVIWYKVLNNISIITAGVIQLIVPIVAIFLSIILLNEPITATLLISTVLILLGIYLTIKKSVV; this is encoded by the coding sequence ATGTATAAAGATTTAAGCAAAAATTCTAGTTTAATTTTATTAAATATCATTGCCTTAGTTTTTTTAGCCTCAAACTCTATTTTATGTAAACTTGCCATTGTAAATCATTATGCAGATGCTTATTCTTTTACTTTTTTAAGACTTGTTTTTGCTTCACTTACACTTTTTTTTATTGTTTCATTAAAAGAAAGAAGCATAAGCCTAAGTATAAATAAAAACTGGGGAAGTGCTTTTTTTCTTTTTTTATATGCTATTACTTTTTCCTATGCATATATAAAACTTGATGCAGGGCTTGGAACGTTAATTCTTTTTGCTTTTGTTCAATTGACAATAACTTTTTATGCAATAATAAATAAAGAAAAAATCTATTTAAAACAAGCCTTAGGAATACTTACTGCTCTTTTAGGACTTGCATATTTATTCTACCCAAGAGATGGCTTTACCATTTCAATAGAAGGTTTTATATTAATTACACTATCTGGAATAAGTTGGGGAGTTTATACAATTTTAGGTAAAAAATCAGAAAATGCTTTAAAAGATACAAATGAAAACTTCTTAAAAACCATTCCTTTTTTACTAATATATTTAATAACTTTTCCAATTAATATAAACATAAGTATAGATGGTCTTATTTTAAGTTTTTTATCTGGAGCAATTACCTCTGCAATAGGCTATGTTATTTGGTATAAAGTTTTAAATAATATCTCAATAATAACTGCAGGTGTAATACAATTAATAGTTCCTATTGTGGCTATATTCTTAAGTATAATTTTATTAAATGAACCTATTACTGCAACACTTCTAATTTCAACTGTTTTAATACTTTTAGGAATTTATCTAACAATAAAAAAATCAGTAGTTTAA
- a CDS encoding NAD(P)-binding domain-containing protein: MGKIYEVAIVGGGPGGIGTAVEAVVHGIENILLLDKADNHSSTIRRFYKKNKRVDRNWKGQVVEIEGSIPFMDGTKETTLDFFNQLLDEDKIDTAFNTEVEDITKDETTNTFTIQTSTKVFIAKCVVVTIGKMGKPNKPEYKIPFSLKEYINFNLDKCSKNEKILVVGGGNSAVEYACSLSEEENTVTLVYRKEKFTRLNPENEETLFKYDGQEKLRLRLNTDIESIENDDGRVKVNFNDGYHTIYDRVIYAIGGTAPVDFLKKAGIEMDEEGKPIYDEYNETNVSCMYVAGDVAFNTGGSIATALNHGFRITKSLLKKRGEENNTTELFFKNNPTFKY; this comes from the coding sequence ATGGGAAAAATATATGAAGTAGCTATTGTAGGTGGTGGTCCAGGTGGAATAGGTACAGCGGTAGAAGCTGTAGTTCATGGCATAGAAAATATTTTACTTTTGGATAAAGCAGATAATCATTCAAGTACCATAAGAAGATTTTACAAAAAAAATAAAAGAGTTGATAGAAATTGGAAAGGTCAAGTTGTTGAAATAGAAGGAAGCATTCCTTTTATGGATGGCACAAAAGAAACAACCTTGGACTTTTTTAATCAACTACTAGATGAAGATAAAATTGATACTGCATTTAATACAGAAGTAGAAGACATAACAAAAGATGAAACAACTAACACCTTTACTATACAAACTTCAACAAAAGTTTTTATAGCAAAATGTGTTGTAGTAACTATTGGTAAAATGGGAAAACCAAATAAACCTGAATATAAAATTCCCTTTTCTCTAAAAGAGTATATTAATTTCAATCTAGATAAATGCAGTAAAAATGAAAAAATACTTGTAGTTGGTGGTGGAAACTCTGCTGTAGAGTATGCTTGTAGTTTATCAGAAGAAGAAAATACAGTAACTTTAGTTTATAGAAAAGAAAAGTTTACAAGGTTAAATCCAGAGAATGAAGAGACCTTATTTAAATATGATGGTCAAGAGAAATTAAGACTTAGACTAAATACTGATATTGAATCAATAGAGAATGATGATGGTAGAGTAAAAGTAAACTTCAATGATGGTTACCACACTATTTATGATAGAGTGATTTATGCTATTGGAGGAACTGCCCCTGTTGATTTTTTGAAAAAAGCAGGTATTGAAATGGATGAAGAAGGTAAACCTATTTATGATGAATACAATGAAACAAATGTTTCTTGTATGTATGTTGCAGGAGATGTAGCTTTTAATACTGGTGGTTCTATTGCAACTGCACTAAATCATGGTTTTAGAATAACAAAATCTTTACTTAAAAAAAGAGGTGAAGAAAATAATACAACTGAACTATTTTTTAAGAATAACCCAACATTTAAGTATTAG
- a CDS encoding LysE family translocator, whose product MEAYISGFITLALAHFVALLSPGVDFFIILSNSSKYGKLSGILTSVGIAFANLVYILLALLGISLIKENENIFLLIKLLGSLYLIYIAFMLLKTKKRELFEKEEKKSKKQKNIIKYFSMGFLSAILNPKNSIFYFTMFSISINTDTPLFVQSFYALWMFLAVLLWDIFIVYLVTSKKSKLFLEKYSNLIEKICGLILLFIASFIIIDSF is encoded by the coding sequence ATGGAAGCATATATAAGTGGTTTCATAACTTTGGCTCTTGCACATTTTGTTGCACTTTTAAGCCCTGGGGTTGATTTTTTTATTATTCTATCAAATTCATCAAAATATGGAAAACTATCTGGAATCTTAACTTCAGTTGGAATAGCTTTTGCAAACTTAGTTTATATATTACTTGCACTTTTAGGTATTTCATTAATTAAAGAGAATGAAAATATATTTTTACTTATAAAATTACTAGGTTCTTTATACTTAATATATATTGCCTTTATGCTTTTAAAAACAAAAAAGAGAGAGCTTTTTGAAAAAGAAGAAAAGAAAAGTAAAAAACAAAAAAATATAATCAAATACTTTTCCATGGGATTCCTTTCTGCGATTTTAAATCCCAAAAATTCTATTTTTTATTTTACAATGTTTTCTATTTCTATAAATACTGATACTCCCTTATTTGTACAAAGTTTTTATGCACTTTGGATGTTTTTAGCTGTATTACTTTGGGATATTTTTATAGTCTATTTAGTAACAAGTAAAAAAAGTAAACTATTTCTTGAAAAATATTCAAACCTTATAGAAAAAATTTGTGGTTTAATTCTTTTATTTATAGCTAGCTTTATAATTATAGATAGTTTTTAA
- a CDS encoding helix-turn-helix domain-containing protein, giving the protein MERLVTTAQAAQILGLSLQGVHYRIKKNQLKSIKKSGKTYVYINEYIQDQASKEEPHVELKEETFNGYKEVIKVKDEQIDLLKKSIKWMKKQYSSEIYRLEKNQKRIITVFNREIELLQSAFNEMRSIYKQPQIQTVQAKEDIEEEKEKFISLQEFTLYLKKHNKDQKDIKLIILKAIQEKDSRFIYNRKEKKLLILNEDFSDLI; this is encoded by the coding sequence TTGGAGAGATTAGTTACAACAGCACAAGCTGCACAAATACTTGGACTATCCCTTCAAGGAGTTCATTATAGAATTAAGAAAAATCAACTTAAATCTATAAAAAAGTCTGGTAAAACATATGTATATATTAATGAGTATATTCAAGACCAGGCTTCTAAAGAAGAACCACATGTAGAATTGAAAGAAGAAACTTTCAATGGCTATAAAGAAGTAATAAAAGTAAAAGATGAGCAAATTGATCTTTTAAAGAAGTCAATTAAATGGATGAAAAAACAATACTCATCTGAAATATATAGATTAGAAAAAAATCAAAAAAGAATTATTACTGTATTTAACAGAGAAATAGAGCTTTTACAAAGTGCTTTCAATGAAATGCGTTCTATTTATAAACAACCACAAATTCAAACAGTTCAAGCAAAAGAAGATATAGAAGAAGAGAAAGAAAAATTTATTTCTTTGCAAGAGTTTACTCTATATTTAAAAAAACATAATAAAGATCAAAAAGATATAAAACTAATTATCTTAAAAGCTATCCAAGAAAAAGATTCAAGATTTATCTATAATAGAAAAGAGAAAAAATTGTTAATTTTAAATGAAGATTTCTCAGATTTAATTTAA
- a CDS encoding NAD(P)-dependent oxidoreductase → MAIGFIGLGNLGTAVAKRLTDMKEELIVYNRTRAKVEDLGYKIAKSPKDLIQKCDIVILCLFESAAVENIFNMEEGLLEADLEGKTIIDLTTNHFEQVLNFHKVIDEKGGEYLESPIFGSVAPALQGQVTIVTSGEKETFESCKALLEKIGKEIFYLKEPGKASKMKLINNLCLGSFMTTIAECTALGDACDISRDKLLEILGVGGGQSLVLKAKTQKLLEEDFSPHFSNNAIYKDLHTLQDLAYSMNQPLYSAAIPKELFGKMKKDGKGEEDFCSIVQLFKD, encoded by the coding sequence ATGGCTATAGGATTTATAGGATTAGGAAATCTTGGAACTGCTGTTGCTAAAAGACTAACAGACATGAAGGAAGAGCTTATTGTTTATAATAGAACTCGAGCAAAAGTTGAAGATTTAGGATATAAAATAGCAAAATCACCAAAAGATTTAATTCAAAAATGCGATATTGTTATTTTGTGTCTTTTTGAATCAGCTGCAGTAGAAAATATTTTTAATATGGAAGAGGGACTTTTAGAAGCTGATTTAGAAGGTAAGACTATAATTGATTTGACAACAAACCATTTTGAGCAAGTACTAAATTTCCATAAAGTTATTGATGAAAAAGGTGGAGAATATTTAGAATCTCCTATTTTTGGTAGTGTAGCTCCTGCTTTACAAGGTCAAGTTACAATAGTTACATCTGGTGAGAAAGAAACTTTTGAATCATGCAAAGCATTATTAGAGAAAATTGGTAAAGAAATATTCTATTTAAAAGAGCCAGGGAAGGCCTCTAAGATGAAACTAATCAATAATCTATGCCTAGGGTCATTTATGACCACAATTGCAGAATGTACTGCTTTAGGAGACGCTTGTGATATATCAAGGGATAAGTTATTAGAAATCTTAGGAGTAGGTGGTGGACAATCACTTGTTTTAAAAGCAAAAACTCAAAAACTATTAGAAGAAGACTTTTCTCCTCACTTTTCAAATAATGCAATTTATAAAGACTTACATACCTTACAGGATTTAGCTTATAGTATGAATCAACCTTTATATTCAGCAGCTATTCCAAAAGAGTTATTTGGAAAAATGAAAAAAGATGGAAAAGGTGAAGAGGATTTTTGTTCTATAGTACAACTATTTAAAGATTAA
- a CDS encoding AraC family transcriptional regulator — MKGKKIEKKDKFTNIFIDNKLPFLELRHSNTGNHYKEHIHDSFSMGINIKGESIYKNRNKEYNFKENLIAIINPEEIHSCNAISKDNHEFYMLYLDKNWCYEIQKTISNKINSFQNYPNALINSHTFYEEFKTLCEFIFSKATVQEKENELIEFFTKLFENSIPHTKEKLEDKNFEKICKYLKKHFKENISLEELATKFNLNPFYIIRLFKQNINMTPHKYLINIKINHSKELLKKGETLVDTALECGFADQSHFHRNFLNIVATTPNQYRKNFI, encoded by the coding sequence ATAAAAGGCAAAAAGATAGAAAAAAAAGACAAATTTACAAATATTTTTATAGATAATAAACTTCCTTTTTTAGAGTTAAGACATTCAAATACAGGTAACCACTATAAAGAGCATATTCATGATAGTTTTTCTATGGGTATAAACATAAAAGGTGAAAGTATCTATAAAAATAGAAATAAAGAATACAATTTTAAAGAAAATCTAATTGCAATAATAAATCCAGAAGAAATTCACTCTTGTAATGCTATATCAAAGGATAATCACGAATTTTACATGCTTTATTTAGATAAAAATTGGTGTTATGAAATACAAAAAACTATTTCTAACAAAATAAATTCTTTTCAAAACTATCCTAATGCTTTAATTAATAGCCATACTTTTTATGAAGAATTCAAAACTCTTTGTGAGTTTATTTTCTCAAAGGCTACAGTTCAAGAAAAAGAGAATGAATTAATAGAGTTTTTTACAAAATTATTTGAAAATAGTATTCCTCACACAAAAGAAAAATTAGAAGATAAAAACTTTGAAAAAATATGTAAATATTTAAAAAAGCATTTTAAAGAAAATATCTCCTTAGAAGAGTTAGCTACAAAATTTAATCTAAACCCTTTTTACATAATTAGACTATTTAAACAAAATATAAATATGACTCCCCATAAGTATCTTATAAATATTAAAATTAATCACTCCAAAGAACTTTTAAAAAAAGGCGAGACTTTAGTAGATACAGCTTTAGAATGTGGTTTTGCAGATCAAAGTCATTTTCATAGAAACTTCTTAAATATAGTTGCTACAACTCCAAATCAATATAGAAAAAACTTTATCTAA
- the queF gene encoding preQ(1) synthase — protein sequence MKYGEKEIVEFDINKEEHYWPNKNKKNYIIDIELPEFMAKCPRSGYPDFATIKLQYTPNEKVIELKALKLYINSFMFREVSHENSANEIFDTLYEKLQPRWMKVIADFKPRGNVHTVIEIDSDKM from the coding sequence ATGAAATATGGTGAAAAAGAGATTGTAGAATTTGATATCAACAAAGAAGAGCATTATTGGCCAAATAAAAATAAAAAAAATTACATTATTGATATTGAGCTTCCAGAGTTTATGGCAAAATGTCCAAGAAGTGGATATCCTGATTTTGCAACAATCAAACTTCAATACACACCAAATGAAAAAGTAATTGAGTTAAAAGCATTAAAACTTTATATTAACTCTTTTATGTTTAGAGAAGTGTCTCATGAAAACTCTGCAAATGAGATTTTTGATACACTATATGAAAAGTTACAACCAAGATGGATGAAAGTAATTGCAGATTTTAAACCAAGAGGTAATGTTCACACTGTTATTGAAATTGATAGTGACAAAATGTAA
- the gyrB gene encoding DNA topoisomerase (ATP-hydrolyzing) subunit B — MSQQEYGASNIKVLKGLEAVRKRPGMYIGDTNINGLHHMVYEVVDNSIDEAMAGFCRNIKVTMTKDHWIRVEDDGRGIPTAIHKGEGISAATVVLTVLHAGGKFDKDTYKVSGGLHGVGVSVVNALSKDLKMTIYREGKIHYQEFSCGIPKGPLEIIGDSPRKTGTTIEFLADDSIFEVNTYDFATLSKRFREVAYLNPFISITLEDEIKKVKEVYHFEGGIRQFVKDLNKETPVCDAVSFSEKVEDLEVDIALMYNTTYTEKTISFVNNIRTIDGGTHEAGFKAGLTRAIVKYVNNNANAREKDTKITGDDVREGLIAIVSVKVPEPQFEGQTKGKLGSSYVKPICQKLTNEKLDKYFEENPNEAKAIMEKALMAARGREAAKKARDLTRKKDAMTVGTLPGKLAECQSKDPEVRELYLVEGDSAGGSAKQGRDRVYQAILPLKGKILNVEKSRLDKILKSDEIRNMITALGCGIGEDFDEEKIRYHKVIIMTDADVDGSHIQTLLLTFFFRFLRPIVDKGYLYIAQPPLFRYKKGKHERYLKDDTALSNFLIENGVENFDFEGLGKKDLEDLFKTVSRYRGMLLQLEKRYSLISVLKHLIENSELVKLDYNALYEVVKNFLEDKGYNILSKNITTEKIQLFVQTNEGLEELVIDDELFASPYFSEATYIYNRLVERDISMFNGRDLVEILEEIEGLAKKGAYIQRYKGLGEMNPEQLWETTMTPEDRRLLRVTIEDAEVASDTFTLFMGDEVEPRRNYIEEHAKDVEHLDV, encoded by the coding sequence ATGAGTCAACAAGAGTATGGCGCTAGTAATATTAAAGTTTTAAAAGGCTTAGAGGCTGTTAGAAAAAGACCAGGTATGTATATTGGTGATACAAACATCAATGGACTTCACCATATGGTTTATGAAGTAGTTGATAACTCTATTGATGAAGCAATGGCTGGCTTCTGTAGAAACATCAAAGTTACTATGACTAAAGATCATTGGATTAGAGTTGAAGATGATGGTAGAGGTATTCCTACTGCAATTCATAAAGGTGAAGGAATTTCAGCTGCAACTGTTGTTTTAACAGTACTTCACGCAGGTGGTAAATTCGATAAAGATACATATAAAGTTTCTGGTGGTTTACACGGGGTTGGTGTATCTGTTGTAAATGCTTTATCTAAAGATCTAAAAATGACGATTTATAGAGAAGGTAAAATTCATTATCAAGAGTTTTCTTGTGGTATTCCAAAAGGACCTTTAGAAATTATTGGAGATAGTCCAAGAAAAACTGGTACAACAATTGAATTTTTAGCTGATGACTCTATTTTTGAAGTAAATACTTATGATTTTGCAACACTTTCTAAAAGATTTAGAGAAGTTGCTTATTTAAATCCATTTATTTCTATTACTTTAGAAGATGAAATTAAAAAAGTTAAAGAAGTTTACCATTTTGAAGGAGGTATCAGACAGTTTGTTAAAGATTTAAATAAAGAAACTCCTGTTTGTGATGCTGTATCTTTTTCTGAAAAAGTTGAAGATTTAGAAGTAGATATTGCCTTAATGTATAACACTACATATACAGAAAAAACAATCTCTTTTGTAAATAATATTAGAACAATTGATGGTGGTACTCATGAAGCTGGTTTTAAAGCTGGTCTTACAAGAGCAATTGTTAAATATGTAAATAATAATGCAAATGCAAGAGAAAAAGATACTAAAATTACTGGTGATGATGTAAGAGAAGGTTTAATCGCAATTGTTTCAGTAAAGGTTCCTGAACCACAATTTGAAGGTCAAACAAAAGGTAAATTAGGTTCTTCTTATGTAAAACCAATTTGTCAAAAACTTACAAATGAAAAACTAGATAAATACTTCGAAGAAAATCCAAATGAAGCTAAAGCTATCATGGAAAAAGCTTTAATGGCAGCACGTGGTAGAGAAGCAGCTAAAAAAGCTAGAGATTTAACTAGAAAAAAAGACGCTATGACAGTTGGAACACTTCCAGGAAAATTAGCTGAATGTCAAAGTAAAGATCCAGAAGTTAGAGAATTATATCTGGTGGAAGGGGATTCTGCTGGTGGTTCTGCTAAGCAAGGTAGAGATAGAGTTTATCAAGCAATTTTACCACTTAAAGGTAAAATTTTAAATGTTGAAAAATCAAGACTTGATAAAATTTTAAAATCTGATGAAATTAGAAACATGATTACTGCACTTGGTTGTGGTATCGGTGAAGATTTTGATGAAGAGAAAATTAGATATCACAAAGTTATTATTATGACAGATGCCGATGTTGATGGTTCTCACATTCAAACTCTATTATTAACATTCTTCTTTAGATTCTTAAGACCAATTGTTGATAAAGGATATTTATATATTGCTCAACCACCTTTATTTAGATATAAAAAAGGTAAACACGAAAGATATTTAAAAGATGATACTGCATTATCAAACTTCTTAATTGAAAATGGTGTAGAGAACTTTGATTTTGAAGGTTTAGGTAAAAAGGACCTTGAAGATCTATTTAAAACTGTATCTAGATATAGAGGAATGCTACTTCAATTAGAAAAAAGATACTCTTTAATTTCTGTATTAAAGCATTTAATCGAAAATTCAGAGTTAGTAAAATTAGATTATAATGCACTTTATGAGGTAGTTAAAAACTTCTTAGAAGATAAAGGTTACAACATACTTTCTAAGAATATTACAACAGAAAAAATCCAATTATTTGTTCAAACAAATGAAGGTTTAGAAGAGTTAGTAATTGATGATGAACTATTTGCATCTCCATATTTCTCAGAAGCTACATATATTTATAATAGATTAGTTGAAAGAGATATTTCTATGTTTAATGGAAGAGACTTAGTTGAAATCTTAGAAGAGATTGAAGGTCTTGCAAAAAAAGGTGCTTATATTCAAAGATATAAAGGTCTTGGTGAGATGAACCCAGAGCAATTATGGGAAACTACTATGACACCAGAAGATAGAAGACTTTTAAGAGTAACAATAGAAGATGCAGAAGTTGCTTCTGATACATTTACTTTATTTATGGGTGATGAAGTAGAACCTAGAAGAAACTATATTGAAGAACACGCAAAAGACGTAGAACACTTAGACGTATAA